A single Sulfurimonas aquatica DNA region contains:
- the soxA gene encoding sulfur oxidation c-type cytochrome SoxA: protein MKTGIKIALSIALLSSLSFGGEQFAMSDADRAMYAEMLENNPADMMVANGEELLGEYCGGDAGLAKFLGVSEDDLPKYIAGFPRYIKEFKQVVGVDQVLQGLMSKNGHKPFKLKSSDMFDMSAYVKTLANGEKSNIDINANKHMKEAYALGEKTYMTPRGGRGLSCNSCHSSDVIGTVLRTQPLPDLSAKGVAVAATWPGYRMTKSSLRTLPRRFQGCMNNALLAVIPLGSPEMVALEVYLTHQAKGAEIAIPGLKR from the coding sequence ATGAAAACAGGAATTAAAATAGCTCTTTCTATTGCTCTTCTTTCATCACTATCTTTTGGTGGTGAACAGTTTGCAATGAGTGATGCTGACCGTGCAATGTATGCGGAGATGTTAGAGAATAACCCTGCTGACATGATGGTAGCAAATGGTGAAGAACTCTTAGGTGAGTATTGTGGTGGCGATGCTGGACTTGCAAAGTTTTTAGGTGTAAGTGAAGATGACTTACCAAAGTATATAGCAGGTTTTCCTCGTTACATTAAAGAGTTCAAGCAAGTTGTTGGAGTTGATCAAGTACTTCAAGGACTAATGAGTAAAAATGGACATAAACCATTTAAACTTAAAAGTTCAGATATGTTTGATATGAGTGCATATGTAAAAACTCTTGCAAATGGTGAAAAAAGTAACATCGACATTAATGCTAACAAGCATATGAAAGAGGCTTATGCTCTTGGTGAAAAAACTTATATGACACCTCGTGGTGGACGTGGACTATCTTGTAACTCTTGTCACTCTTCTGATGTTATTGGAACAGTTTTAAGAACACAGCCACTACCTGACTTAAGTGCAAAAGGTGTTGCAGTAGCTGCAACATGGCCAGGATATAGAATGACAAAGTCATCTCTACGTACACTGCCTCGTCGTTTTCAAGGCTGTATGAATAATGCACTATTAGCGGTTATTCCTCTTGGATCACCTGAAATGGTAGCACTAGAAGTATACTTAACACATCAAGCTAAGGGTGCGGAAATTGCTATTCCCGGCCTTAAAAGATAG
- the soxZ gene encoding thiosulfate oxidation carrier complex protein SoxZ, with the protein MAKRKSLIKIKPKKFKDGEIVKVSFMVMHPMDTGTQKDKKTKELIPAKYINSVKFNYKGKEITNMTVWESLSTNPVFTTYMKVDGKGELKVTFTDSTGEVHETSKKIKPKG; encoded by the coding sequence ATGGCTAAAAGAAAATCACTGATAAAAATCAAACCAAAAAAATTTAAAGATGGTGAAATTGTAAAAGTAAGTTTTATGGTTATGCACCCAATGGATACAGGTACTCAAAAAGATAAAAAAACTAAAGAGCTTATACCTGCAAAATATATCAATAGTGTAAAGTTTAACTATAAAGGTAAAGAGATTACAAACATGACTGTTTGGGAATCACTTTCAACTAATCCAGTTTTTACTACATACATGAAAGTTGATGGAAAAGGTGAGTTAAAAGTTACTTTCACTGATAGCACTGGTGAAGTACATGAAACATCTAAGAAGATTAAACCAAAAGGATAA
- the soxY gene encoding thiosulfate oxidation carrier protein SoxY, which yields MQRRDFFKKLGVVAAATALTPTISFASGAKSKNAMTYKTALDAITGGKTAKVSSKVKLKTPEIAENGAVVPVTVNVDSPMTSDNYVKAIHILASKNFNARSIDVNLTPANGKAMFSTRIKLGGTQDVIALVELSSGEFLMASQNVKVTIGGCG from the coding sequence ATGCAAAGAAGAGATTTTTTTAAAAAATTAGGTGTTGTTGCAGCTGCTACTGCACTTACTCCAACGATAAGTTTCGCAAGTGGAGCAAAAAGTAAAAACGCAATGACATATAAAACAGCACTAGATGCAATAACAGGTGGAAAAACTGCTAAAGTTTCTTCAAAAGTTAAGCTTAAAACTCCAGAGATTGCTGAAAATGGTGCAGTTGTTCCAGTAACTGTAAATGTTGATTCTCCAATGACTTCAGACAACTATGTAAAAGCTATTCATATTTTAGCTTCAAAAAATTTCAATGCACGCTCTATAGATGTTAATCTTACACCTGCAAACGGTAAAGCAATGTTTTCAACTCGTATTAAACTTGGTGGAACTCAAGATGTTATCGCTTTAGTAGAGTTAAGTAGTGGTGAGTTCTTAATGGCTTCACAAAATGTAAAAGTTACTATCGGTGGTTGTGGTTGA
- the soxX gene encoding sulfur oxidation c-type cytochrome SoxX, which produces MKKTVMISLLVTASLFAADYSSVIEKPNASKMIEKDLFPGATTYKMPANCVTDDKDSIARGAFMFHNLNGKKAKKNPPKGLSRKQNGKNKQYGNCVACHNIEGAIGAGNIGPDLTGYKSMFIESGARDNQFVYQKIADPRVENPNTHMTVNLATKLFNEKEICDLTSYIVSKK; this is translated from the coding sequence GTGAAAAAAACTGTAATGATATCACTACTTGTAACTGCTTCACTATTCGCTGCTGATTATAGTAGTGTAATTGAGAAACCAAATGCAAGTAAGATGATAGAAAAAGATCTGTTTCCAGGTGCAACGACATATAAAATGCCAGCTAACTGTGTTACGGACGATAAAGACTCTATAGCTAGGGGTGCTTTTATGTTCCATAATTTAAATGGAAAAAAAGCTAAGAAAAATCCTCCAAAAGGACTTTCTCGTAAACAGAATGGGAAGAACAAGCAGTATGGAAACTGTGTGGCTTGTCATAACATTGAGGGTGCTATTGGTGCTGGAAACATTGGTCCTGATTTAACAGGATACAAGTCAATGTTCATAGAAAGTGGAGCTAGAGACAATCAGTTTGTTTATCAAAAAATTGCCGATCCTCGTGTTGAAAACCCAAATACTCACATGACAGTTAACTTAGCTACTAAGTTGTTTAATGAAAAAGAGATATGTGACTTAACATCATATATAGTATCAAAAAAATAA
- a CDS encoding sensor histidine kinase, with protein MKDSQYSAKYALIYTSLVSIILLAPLFYYLIYMKSIHSLQNELLLKEKSLLIVKAMQEYNQNEEYFEYPRFKTFDSGLYDESFKPIFSLIKSKIKYFKNGYHLDDNDAYLIVKLPKEKYFSSSYLIVHNVLSFAPVYERVLLILFSIVVLIFILSVFFLQSFAKPFKKINNQLDTFIKDSMHEINTPLSIISVNIDLYNRKHEQNKYMQRMKAAVKVLSNIYNDMDYLIKNERLKHEKIDINLGTFLKERVEYFEEVAQMKEIVIESTIDECGFVNMNEKQLQRLIDNNLSNAIKYSHENSKIEIKLYMKDSQCHLSFKDYGVGIENTDEIFNRYYREDTSKGGFGIGLNIVNSIIKQEKIEVKIDSTLDHGSRFLYIFPTTYSQ; from the coding sequence TTGAAAGATAGTCAATACTCTGCCAAATATGCACTAATATATACTAGTTTAGTATCTATTATACTTTTGGCACCACTTTTTTATTATTTAATATATATGAAAAGTATACACTCTTTGCAAAATGAGCTTCTACTAAAGGAGAAATCACTTCTTATAGTAAAAGCGATGCAGGAGTACAATCAAAATGAAGAGTATTTTGAATACCCGAGATTTAAAACATTTGATTCAGGATTATATGATGAAAGTTTTAAACCAATCTTCTCTTTGATTAAGTCAAAAATAAAATATTTTAAAAATGGTTATCATTTAGATGATAATGATGCTTACCTCATTGTAAAACTACCAAAAGAAAAATATTTTAGCTCAAGTTATCTAATAGTGCATAATGTACTCTCATTTGCACCAGTATATGAAAGAGTTTTACTCATACTTTTTAGTATAGTCGTTCTGATTTTTATACTGAGTGTTTTTTTCCTGCAAAGTTTTGCTAAGCCATTTAAAAAGATAAATAATCAACTCGATACTTTTATTAAAGATTCTATGCATGAGATAAATACACCCCTGTCCATTATAAGTGTAAATATAGATCTATACAATCGTAAGCATGAGCAGAATAAATATATGCAGAGAATGAAAGCTGCTGTAAAAGTACTCTCAAATATATATAATGATATGGATTATTTGATTAAAAATGAGAGACTAAAACATGAAAAAATCGATATCAATCTCGGTACATTCCTAAAAGAAAGAGTAGAATACTTTGAAGAAGTTGCACAGATGAAAGAGATAGTGATTGAATCTACTATTGATGAGTGTGGCTTTGTAAATATGAATGAGAAGCAACTCCAGCGTTTAATTGATAACAATTTATCAAACGCCATTAAATATTCTCATGAAAACTCAAAAATAGAGATTAAACTCTATATGAAAGACTCACAATGTCATCTAAGCTTTAAAGATTATGGTGTTGGAATTGAAAATACAGATGAGATTTTCAATAGATACTACAGAGAAGATACAAGTAAGGGTGGGTTTGGTATTGGATTAAATATCGTAAACTCTATTATAAAACAAGAAAAGATTGAAGTCAAAATTGACTCTACTCTAGATCATGGAAGTCGATTTTTATACATATTTCCCACAACTTATTCACAATAA
- a CDS encoding response regulator transcription factor, which translates to MRILLLEDEYSLRISIEEFLSDLGYNVDGFTDGLKAYDGVYDKSYDLLLLDVNVPSLTGFELLKKLREDGIKTPAIFLTSMTDVDDLKEGYKRGCCDYIRKPFDLAELELRIDQALASTLKNDGSIVTLADNVFYDLKKSKLTMGEDEIVLRKTEKELLEVLIKNKNSLVSTQMFQDEVWGEYVEPATIRVQLNNLRKKLPESIIQNRRGLGYIIER; encoded by the coding sequence ATGAGAATCTTACTTTTAGAAGATGAATATTCGCTACGTATAAGTATAGAAGAATTTTTGAGTGACCTAGGCTACAATGTAGATGGTTTTACTGATGGGCTTAAGGCATACGATGGAGTATATGATAAATCATATGACCTGCTTCTGCTTGATGTAAATGTACCTTCATTAACTGGTTTTGAACTTCTTAAAAAACTTAGAGAAGATGGAATTAAAACACCTGCAATATTTTTAACATCTATGACAGATGTAGATGATTTAAAAGAGGGGTATAAACGCGGATGCTGTGACTATATAAGAAAGCCTTTTGATTTAGCGGAGTTAGAACTTAGAATCGATCAGGCACTTGCAAGTACACTTAAAAATGATGGAAGTATTGTTACACTTGCGGATAATGTATTTTATGATTTAAAGAAGTCTAAACTCACTATGGGAGAAGATGAAATTGTACTACGTAAAACAGAAAAAGAGCTCCTAGAGGTACTCATTAAAAATAAAAACTCTTTAGTCTCAACGCAGATGTTTCAAGATGAAGTATGGGGTGAGTATGTAGAACCTGCAACTATTAGAGTACAGCTTAATAATCTTCGTAAAAAACTACCAGAGTCTATAATCCAAAATAGACGAGGATTAGGTTATATAATTGAAAGATAG
- a CDS encoding cache domain-containing protein, translating into MKKIYILFFALIVLISFFTIIMKQELKEEKIDNILDQLSLNINRELKKHQMDDLKVALLLSKNRALIDALENDDEDLGYEILSDMTKSIEENTKMHIRAQVITNELNIFARSWDDIYAGMPIGDFRKDLDYFKTNKTPRASVEIGRRLGNKSTVPIYKDGIFLGYIEVISFFKSITEFFASMGVELYVLLDVDHLESAVLMMQNLTVDDYVVANRNYNYNHIQTLKKIDFKELKLNRVIYKDSKYIFYENMYDGNMQNIGGFVFVLPEVYLEYFRNPNDDISFLVNITRSDLYEIVKDEKYNENIYTSYDANSFVYLQDVIDKEDREMFFDEVYNKLDSYTKDELIQMMLDRQVVKKIDGKIK; encoded by the coding sequence GTGAAAAAAATATATATACTCTTTTTCGCTCTTATCGTCTTAATCTCTTTTTTCACAATTATCATGAAGCAAGAGCTTAAAGAGGAAAAAATTGATAATATTTTAGATCAACTCTCTTTAAACATAAATAGAGAACTAAAAAAGCATCAGATGGATGACTTAAAAGTTGCTCTGCTTCTTTCAAAAAACAGAGCTCTTATAGATGCACTAGAAAATGATGATGAAGACCTCGGCTATGAAATACTTTCAGATATGACAAAGTCTATAGAAGAAAATACAAAAATGCATATTAGAGCACAGGTGATTACTAATGAACTTAACATTTTTGCTAGAAGTTGGGATGATATATATGCAGGAATGCCAATTGGTGACTTTAGAAAAGATTTAGATTATTTTAAAACAAACAAAACGCCACGAGCATCTGTAGAGATTGGTAGGCGTTTAGGTAACAAGTCGACAGTCCCTATCTATAAAGATGGTATTTTCTTAGGTTACATCGAGGTTATATCTTTTTTTAAATCTATAACAGAGTTCTTTGCGAGTATGGGTGTTGAACTTTATGTACTCCTAGATGTTGATCATCTTGAGAGTGCCGTACTTATGATGCAAAACCTAACTGTTGATGATTATGTTGTGGCAAATAGAAACTATAACTACAATCATATTCAGACACTTAAAAAGATTGATTTTAAAGAGTTAAAACTAAATAGAGTAATATACAAGGATAGTAAGTATATATTTTATGAAAATATGTATGATGGAAATATGCAAAATATTGGTGGGTTTGTTTTTGTTCTACCTGAAGTTTATTTAGAGTACTTTAGAAACCCTAATGATGATATATCCTTTTTAGTAAATATCACGAGAAGTGATCTTTATGAGATAGTCAAAGATGAGAAATATAATGAAAATATATATACTTCATATGATGCCAACTCTTTTGTTTATCTTCAAGATGTAATTGATAAAGAGGATAGAGAGATGTTTTTTGATGAAGTGTATAATAAACTAGATAGTTATACAAAAGATGAACTAATTCAGATGATGCTAGATAGACAGGTAGTTAAAAAAATAGATGGGAAAATTAAATGA
- the dsbD gene encoding protein-disulfide reductase DsbD → MRLFKSLYLVLVMLFSFTSLHGGDFLMPEEAFKPYAKVNSQMNIVAGVELGDDIYLYEHALKLELKDSSGVSISKIDAPKTTNHHDEEVYLTSPEFTIKLKNDAGVTGLQDITFVLSYQGCSELGLCYEPAKIEYKLSIDTAALDGLQEKIVEPLKSTNSATQEKSQMDQIADTIKSGSVLAILLTFFGFGLLLAMTPCVFPMIPIISGLIISQGEGITTKKAFALSVTYVLAMAVAYTIAGVLAGLFGANLQAALQTPWVVYSFSFVFVALAFSMFGFYELKLPDSLVAKVSSPGKRSGFVGVAIMGFLSALIVGPCVAAPLAGALVYIGQTGDALLGGLALFFMSIGMGIPLIVVGVSAGKFMPKPGAWMTMVTAIFGVMMLAVAIWMLEKVVAPSITMILYSLLGIGFSFFLGVFDNKGHFFRHSVAMVIFIYSVSLFVGFLAGYSSMTEPLGFLKQKEVITSVGSKKEELAFEIVRSVGELDTLLEKNRGKKILLDFAADWCTSCKELDHLTFGDEKVKNKMNEFVLIRADVTKNTDEEKALSKKYGVFGPPAILFFDKDSKLISSKTVIGFVDADTFLKHLNSI, encoded by the coding sequence ATGAGATTATTTAAAAGTTTGTATTTAGTTTTAGTTATGTTATTTAGTTTTACTTCACTACATGGTGGTGATTTTTTAATGCCAGAAGAAGCCTTCAAGCCTTATGCTAAAGTAAATTCGCAAATGAATATAGTAGCAGGTGTAGAACTTGGAGATGATATATATCTTTATGAGCATGCACTGAAGCTTGAGCTAAAAGATTCCAGTGGAGTCTCTATTTCAAAAATAGATGCTCCTAAAACAACAAATCATCATGATGAAGAGGTTTATTTAACTTCTCCAGAGTTTACGATTAAACTTAAAAATGATGCTGGAGTTACAGGTCTGCAAGATATTACTTTTGTACTTTCATATCAAGGATGCTCAGAACTTGGTTTGTGTTACGAGCCAGCTAAAATAGAGTATAAACTCAGTATAGATACTGCTGCACTTGATGGACTACAAGAGAAAATAGTAGAACCTTTAAAGTCTACAAACAGTGCAACGCAAGAAAAATCTCAAATGGACCAAATTGCAGATACTATAAAATCAGGAAGTGTTCTTGCTATTCTCTTAACGTTTTTTGGTTTTGGATTACTTTTGGCAATGACACCTTGTGTATTTCCTATGATTCCCATTATTTCTGGATTGATTATCTCTCAGGGTGAAGGGATTACTACTAAAAAAGCATTTGCACTTTCAGTGACATATGTTTTAGCTATGGCCGTTGCGTATACCATAGCTGGCGTATTAGCGGGTCTATTTGGCGCAAACCTTCAAGCGGCGCTTCAAACGCCATGGGTAGTTTACTCTTTTTCTTTTGTTTTTGTAGCCTTGGCGTTTAGCATGTTTGGTTTTTATGAGCTTAAGCTTCCGGATTCTTTAGTGGCAAAAGTAAGCTCACCAGGTAAAAGATCTGGTTTTGTGGGCGTAGCCATTATGGGATTTTTATCTGCACTTATTGTTGGACCATGCGTTGCCGCGCCACTTGCAGGTGCACTTGTATACATAGGCCAAACTGGTGACGCACTTCTTGGTGGATTGGCACTCTTTTTTATGAGTATAGGAATGGGTATACCATTAATCGTAGTTGGAGTAAGTGCTGGTAAGTTTATGCCAAAACCTGGTGCTTGGATGACTATGGTTACAGCTATCTTTGGTGTGATGATGCTTGCAGTGGCTATCTGGATGCTAGAAAAAGTTGTAGCACCTTCTATTACAATGATACTCTATAGCCTTTTAGGTATAGGTTTTTCTTTCTTTTTAGGTGTATTTGATAATAAGGGCCACTTCTTTAGACATAGTGTTGCTATGGTTATATTTATTTACTCTGTATCGCTTTTTGTAGGATTTTTAGCGGGCTACTCTAGTATGACAGAGCCATTAGGATTTTTAAAACAAAAAGAGGTTATTACATCCGTAGGTAGTAAAAAAGAAGAGCTTGCATTTGAAATAGTGCGATCTGTTGGCGAGCTTGATACGCTCTTAGAAAAAAACAGAGGTAAAAAAATCTTACTAGATTTCGCAGCTGATTGGTGTACCTCATGTAAAGAGCTTGATCATCTTACATTTGGAGATGAAAAAGTAAAAAATAAGATGAATGAGTTTGTCCTAATCCGTGCAGATGTTACAAAAAATACAGATGAAGAAAAAGCACTTAGTAAAAAATATGGTGTTTTTGGACCTCCAGCTATCCTCTTTTTTGATAAAGATTCAAAGCTAATAAGCTCGAAAACCGTTATTGGTTTTGTAGACGCAGATACTTTTTTAAAACATTTAAATAGTATCTAA
- a CDS encoding (2Fe-2S)-binding protein: MDIKTEICACNSLTIEDIATCIKENNFTTMEELLENQICPMGDKCESCRDEGINNDGLNIPMVLAMVKRGVL; encoded by the coding sequence TTGGATATAAAAACTGAAATCTGTGCATGTAACTCACTAACGATAGAAGATATCGCAACATGCATAAAAGAGAATAACTTCACTACTATGGAAGAACTATTAGAGAACCAAATTTGTCCTATGGGTGATAAGTGTGAATCTTGTCGAGATGAGGGAATAAATAACGATGGTCTAAATATCCCTATGGTACTCGCAATGGTTAAACGCGGAGTACTTTAA
- a CDS encoding nucleoside 2-deoxyribosyltransferase, translating into MKKIYIAGPDVFEKNSKEIGKKLVALCKKYGYIGLYPLDNEADFDQEKHKIASDIFIANVKMINEADIVIANLNSFRGKEADSGTIWECGYAYGLGKRVYGYMKESCSYVDQFSENEKVQEGEFFFDNEGRFIEDFDHPINLMIACSVEQVVSGDFEDVLKVLRV; encoded by the coding sequence ATGAAAAAAATATATATTGCTGGACCAGATGTTTTTGAAAAAAATTCTAAAGAAATAGGAAAAAAACTTGTAGCCCTCTGTAAGAAGTATGGGTATATAGGCCTTTATCCTCTTGATAATGAAGCAGATTTTGACCAAGAAAAACATAAAATTGCTTCGGATATATTTATAGCAAATGTAAAGATGATAAATGAGGCAGATATAGTCATAGCAAACCTCAATAGTTTTCGAGGCAAAGAAGCAGATAGTGGTACTATTTGGGAGTGTGGGTATGCATATGGACTAGGTAAGAGAGTTTATGGGTATATGAAAGAGAGTTGCTCTTATGTAGATCAGTTTAGTGAGAATGAAAAAGTTCAAGAGGGAGAGTTCTTCTTTGATAATGAAGGAAGATTTATAGAGGATTTTGATCACCCTATAAATCTTATGATAGCTTGCTCAGTTGAGCAGGTAGTGTCTGGTGATTTTGAGGATGTACTTAAAGTACTCCGCGTTTAA
- a CDS encoding response regulator, producing the protein MDDLKKLKQQAQGFKLLYVEDNDSLRENASKLLRKLFDGVEVAEDGAVAFELFKKHHFDIVITDIKMPNMNGISLAQHIKKIKPNTLIIIMSAFDDKEYLLDSIEVGIFRFIKKPVKISELSDVLEEALHHLRQEINSKLFTKHLENIFNYQSSMVMMINDTKPIIANDMFLDFFDCETINEFKKKHDNFGSEFLPHDGFLYNHDEIEWLDKLKTNERKLFHIKIRNLENKLRHFILKYQSVPEKNGYGVLSFEDVTELNLLKLFDQKQTSSDDLKLNTEAMIDLLEVIQRNSAKISMHNYYKGLSITNSAIISEMSNEEITIKTTYLQQKAIQNEQRTLIVSEALPSAIQCTDIGDISFENQSVVLKSLSFAHTSPIQRKTIRVGIEGKQNVSLFLAEGKFHGDIEIEDISLDAVKLRLKALPAGLEKGSVVRLDIVLELDKHPLIINTEATLLRKSESRLNYSVVFIFKETKKSELVKYITKRQMAIIREFKGLQNG; encoded by the coding sequence ATGGATGATTTAAAAAAACTCAAACAACAAGCACAGGGCTTCAAACTTCTTTATGTAGAAGATAATGACTCACTTAGAGAAAATGCTTCAAAATTACTTCGAAAGCTTTTCGATGGTGTTGAAGTAGCAGAAGATGGTGCTGTAGCATTTGAACTCTTTAAAAAACATCACTTTGACATTGTTATTACTGATATTAAAATGCCAAATATGAATGGTATAAGCCTCGCCCAACATATAAAAAAAATAAAACCAAACACACTTATAATAATAATGTCAGCATTTGATGACAAAGAGTACCTCTTAGACTCTATTGAGGTTGGTATTTTTCGCTTTATTAAAAAACCAGTCAAAATATCCGAGTTATCTGATGTTTTAGAAGAAGCACTTCATCACCTCAGACAAGAGATAAACTCTAAACTTTTCACCAAACATCTAGAAAATATTTTTAATTATCAGAGTTCTATGGTTATGATGATTAATGACACAAAACCTATTATTGCAAATGATATGTTTTTAGATTTTTTTGATTGTGAAACAATTAATGAGTTTAAAAAAAAGCATGATAACTTTGGAAGTGAATTTTTACCTCATGATGGCTTTTTATATAATCATGATGAAATTGAGTGGCTAGATAAGCTAAAAACAAATGAAAGAAAACTTTTCCATATTAAAATTAGAAACTTAGAAAATAAACTAAGACACTTTATACTCAAGTATCAAAGTGTTCCTGAAAAAAATGGCTATGGTGTTTTATCATTTGAGGATGTAACAGAGCTAAACCTTCTCAAACTCTTTGATCAAAAACAGACAAGTAGTGATGACTTGAAATTAAATACAGAGGCTATGATTGACCTTCTTGAAGTTATTCAAAGAAATAGTGCAAAAATAAGTATGCATAACTATTATAAAGGTCTAAGTATTACAAATAGTGCAATTATCTCTGAGATGAGTAATGAAGAGATAACTATTAAAACAACTTACCTTCAACAAAAAGCCATACAAAATGAGCAAAGAACACTTATAGTTTCAGAAGCACTACCTAGTGCTATACAGTGTACTGATATTGGTGATATTAGTTTTGAAAATCAGAGTGTGGTATTGAAATCACTCAGTTTTGCCCACACTTCACCTATTCAAAGAAAAACTATACGGGTCGGGATAGAGGGAAAACAAAATGTTTCTCTTTTTTTAGCTGAGGGGAAATTTCATGGTGATATCGAGATAGAAGATATATCTTTAGATGCTGTAAAACTGAGATTAAAAGCTCTTCCTGCAGGTTTAGAAAAGGGAAGTGTAGTACGACTAGATATTGTACTAGAACTCGACAAACATCCACTTATCATAAACACTGAAGCAACACTTCTTAGAAAAAGTGAATCTAGACTTAATTATAGTGTTGTTTTTATATTTAAAGAGACAAAAAAAAGTGAGCTTGTAAAATATATTACTAAACGCCAAATGGCAATAATTAGAGAATTTAAAGGATTACAAAATGGCTGA
- a CDS encoding MBL fold metallo-hydrolase, with product MAEKEKILYDDGKHKCVMFSFDDESHEDSFLSVNQYLIVQNGSGVLVDPGSEVIFEELYDAVSKHVEIENIKFIFFSHQDPDVSGSISQWAISTKAKFVMSALWVRFMSHYGFMEMDRVLSLADHGAKINFGDDYLKFIPAHFLHSPGNFSLYDSRSKIVFSGDIGAAILDAPETYKCVDEFEKHLEYLLPFHKRYMGSNKLTRAWVKSIQTNDVKMIAPQHGFIFEDENVGKFLEWFEELQCGSDFIDELY from the coding sequence ATGGCTGAGAAAGAAAAAATACTTTATGATGATGGTAAACATAAGTGTGTAATGTTTAGTTTTGATGATGAATCCCACGAAGACTCTTTTTTATCAGTAAACCAATACCTCATAGTTCAAAATGGCTCTGGAGTTTTAGTAGACCCTGGAAGTGAGGTCATCTTCGAAGAGCTTTATGATGCAGTCTCTAAACATGTAGAGATAGAGAACATCAAGTTTATTTTTTTCTCTCATCAAGATCCTGATGTATCAGGCTCAATTTCTCAATGGGCTATCAGCACAAAGGCAAAATTTGTCATGTCAGCTTTATGGGTACGCTTTATGAGTCACTATGGTTTTATGGAGATGGATAGAGTACTTTCACTTGCTGATCATGGTGCAAAGATAAACTTTGGAGATGACTATCTAAAGTTTATTCCAGCACACTTTTTACACTCTCCTGGCAACTTCTCACTCTATGATTCTAGGTCAAAGATTGTTTTTTCTGGAGATATTGGTGCAGCTATACTCGATGCTCCTGAGACTTACAAATGTGTAGATGAGTTTGAAAAACACCTGGAGTATTTACTCCCTTTTCATAAACGCTATATGGGCTCAAACAAGCTTACTCGCGCATGGGTTAAAAGCATACAAACAAACGATGTGAAGATGATAGCACCGCAACACGGTTTTATCTTCGAAGATGAAAATGTAGGAAAATTTCTTGAGTGGTTTGAGGAGCTTCAGTGTGGGAGTGACTTTATAGATGAGCTTTATTAA